The Methanolacinia petrolearia DSM 11571 genome has a segment encoding these proteins:
- the gpmA gene encoding 2,3-diphosphoglycerate-dependent phosphoglycerate mutase has protein sequence MYILILLRHGESTWNRENRFTGWTDVDLSEKGLDEAHNAGKLLRAGGYTFDVAYTSVLKRAIRTLWITLDEMDLMWIPVSRSWRLNERHYGALQGLNKSETAAKYGDEQVFIWRRSYDIPPPALDEEDERNPKKDPRYGDLRPEEYPLTECLKDTVARFLPYWNEEIAPAIKSGKRVLIAAHGNSLRALVKHLDNIADDEIPKLNIPTAVPLVYELDENLRPIRHYYLGDQAEIEAAIKSVEKQGKSK, from the coding sequence ATGTATATACTAATACTGCTCCGTCATGGCGAGAGCACATGGAACAGGGAAAACCGTTTCACCGGATGGACCGATGTCGATCTGTCGGAAAAAGGGCTTGATGAGGCCCATAATGCCGGAAAACTGCTTAGGGCCGGGGGGTATACGTTCGATGTTGCGTATACCTCGGTTCTCAAAAGGGCGATCCGGACATTATGGATAACTCTTGACGAGATGGACCTGATGTGGATTCCCGTTTCGCGATCATGGAGGCTCAACGAGCGTCATTACGGGGCCCTGCAGGGGCTTAATAAATCGGAGACCGCGGCAAAATACGGGGACGAACAGGTTTTTATCTGGCGGAGAAGTTATGATATCCCTCCGCCTGCTCTCGACGAGGAGGATGAGAGAAACCCAAAAAAAGATCCCAGGTACGGAGATCTCAGGCCAGAGGAATATCCCCTTACGGAATGCCTGAAGGATACTGTTGCGAGATTTCTTCCTTACTGGAACGAAGAGATTGCTCCTGCGATTAAATCCGGTAAAAGAGTCCTTATAGCGGCACACGGAAACAGCCTTCGTGCACTAGTCAAGCATCTCGATAATATCGCGGACGATGAGATTCCCAAGCTGAATATACCAACTGCAGTTCCCCTTGTCTATGAACTTGATGAAAACCTCAGACCTATACGCCATTATTATCTTGGCGACCAGGCAGAGATTGAAGCCGCAATAAAATCTGTAGAAAAGCAGGGCAAATCAAAATAA
- a CDS encoding YIP1 family protein, with amino-acid sequence MQWVSDFSSFSSFLISFDVFVIYTAFVIGLFSIFVCGLMLHCFVLMFDGGNGYVQTIKTVMYAHTPYFILGWIPYVNIIAGIWTLVLLVLGIRELQEFSTGKAVFVVLIPIVLVLIGMILFAVVIASFIGGILGLTGLI; translated from the coding sequence ATGCAGTGGGTATCTGACTTCTCCTCGTTCAGTTCGTTCCTGATCTCTTTCGATGTTTTTGTGATCTATACCGCTTTCGTCATCGGTCTCTTCTCGATATTTGTCTGCGGTCTGATGCTTCACTGCTTTGTACTTATGTTTGACGGGGGCAATGGCTATGTTCAGACGATTAAAACCGTAATGTATGCACATACGCCATACTTTATCCTGGGCTGGATCCCCTATGTCAACATTATCGCCGGGATCTGGACGCTTGTTCTTTTAGTTCTCGGAATTCGTGAATTACAGGAATTTTCAACCGGGAAAGCGGTTTTTGTTGTTTTAATTCCGATAGTTCTGGTTTTGATCGGAATGATCCTCTTTGCGGTTGTTATTGCATCATTCATCGGCGGAATCCTGGGGCTCACAGGCCTTATCTGA
- a CDS encoding histidine kinase dimerization/phosphoacceptor domain -containing protein yields the protein MAGKGYSWNSSSFVSGLNDKKDFLIAASLLTAFILIAVFYSFGYTTVTPHLMDVPIILCAFFYPKRGVAAAVILSAGYVLMAALLTGFSGIEIIYAMGRAVIFIMIGTVVSFISEGFKNEKKRYSDLFNNLSDTTYITSCTADGEIGEIIECNETTFKNTGYKKEELIGKPVSTLISGTVPSLRNTGNETDDTKKINAEGIFVIETGHKRKNRPSCPVEMKIRSSFFDKKPVFIITARDISLRKETENKLTAQAKFLESLIETIPIPFMYKDHDLRHTMCNTPLLNSLYLKKEDFIGKTVYDVLPAECADEINKMDLETISSHQPVSKTFTIPLENGKEYVTLVNTMAVFSEEEFSGIITISQDISNLKKVKEDLRRSLEEKTILLQEVHHRVKNNLAIIIGFLSMQKTLMDDEECIEAIADAENRIYSLAAVHESIYLSENISEIDAGDHFKNLIGSILTTCAEDSTIRYSIDTGGCKMDIRQAIPASLIVNEIITNSVKYAFRNRKSGNISLKLHKDENGRFNMVISDNGIGLPEDFDQSKSHTLGIKVINNIVRLQLKGDVSLISGSSGTSWNIIWK from the coding sequence ATGGCAGGAAAAGGGTATTCATGGAACTCTTCATCATTCGTTTCGGGCCTTAATGACAAGAAAGACTTCCTTATTGCAGCATCGCTTTTAACGGCATTCATCTTAATTGCGGTCTTCTATTCTTTCGGTTATACAACCGTAACCCCTCACCTTATGGACGTCCCGATAATTCTCTGCGCCTTTTTTTATCCGAAGCGGGGAGTTGCAGCCGCCGTTATTCTCTCGGCAGGATACGTCCTGATGGCTGCACTGCTGACAGGGTTCTCCGGGATCGAGATAATATATGCCATGGGAAGAGCGGTTATTTTCATAATGATAGGCACCGTGGTTTCATTCATCTCCGAAGGATTCAAAAACGAAAAAAAGAGATATTCGGATCTTTTCAACAATCTCTCGGACACCACCTATATCACCAGCTGTACAGCGGACGGCGAGATAGGAGAGATAATAGAATGCAATGAAACCACATTTAAAAACACGGGATATAAAAAAGAAGAACTTATCGGAAAACCTGTCTCTACCCTGATCAGCGGCACCGTTCCTTCCCTCAGGAATACCGGAAATGAAACTGACGATACAAAAAAGATCAATGCCGAGGGGATCTTTGTCATTGAAACAGGACACAAAAGAAAAAACAGGCCTTCGTGTCCCGTAGAGATGAAAATAAGAAGTTCATTCTTTGACAAAAAACCCGTTTTCATAATAACGGCCAGGGATATATCCCTGAGAAAGGAGACGGAGAATAAACTGACGGCACAGGCAAAATTTCTCGAATCGCTTATCGAGACCATTCCGATACCTTTTATGTACAAAGATCACGATCTCAGGCATACGATGTGCAATACCCCCCTCCTGAACAGCCTGTATCTTAAGAAGGAGGATTTCATCGGTAAAACAGTCTATGATGTCCTGCCGGCTGAATGCGCAGATGAGATCAACAAAATGGATCTCGAAACTATTTCATCCCACCAGCCTGTCTCAAAGACATTCACTATTCCGCTGGAGAACGGGAAAGAATATGTGACTCTCGTCAACACAATGGCAGTCTTCTCCGAAGAAGAATTTTCAGGAATAATTACAATCTCACAGGACATCTCGAACCTGAAGAAGGTAAAAGAGGACCTCAGGCGATCACTTGAAGAGAAGACGATCCTGCTGCAGGAGGTCCACCACAGGGTGAAGAACAACCTTGCAATTATAATAGGATTCCTTTCGATGCAAAAGACGCTTATGGACGATGAGGAGTGTATAGAGGCGATTGCAGACGCTGAAAACAGGATTTATTCACTCGCTGCCGTGCATGAATCAATATACCTCTCGGAAAATATATCAGAGATCGATGCCGGAGATCATTTTAAAAACCTGATCGGGAGTATTCTTACAACGTGCGCCGAAGATTCGACAATCAGATATTCAATCGATACAGGCGGCTGCAAAATGGATATCAGACAGGCAATTCCTGCAAGCCTCATAGTTAATGAGATAATCACCAACTCTGTAAAATATGCATTCAGGAACCGTAAATCAGGGAATATATCACTTAAACTGCACAAGGATGAAAATGGCCGATTCAATATGGTGATCTCGGACAATGGTATCGGTCTTCCGGAAGACTTCGATCAATCAAAATCGCATACTCTCGGGATCAAGGTAATAAACAATATCGTCAGGCTCCAGCTAAAAGGAGATGTCAGTCTCATATCAGGATCTTCCGGGACATCGTGGAATATAATCTGGAAATAA
- a CDS encoding YIP1 family protein → MALDFVERVKGFILNPVESFNKYKPEEFGEAFKYYLVLLLIFSVLYGLIAGLGMGSNMAAIPGFGGAGMGLGMGLGMIVGIIIFFFIIGIVALFIQSIIVHIFVVILGGKQGFTKTTAAMIYASTPSMLLGWIPIIGIIAGIWAFILEILAIREIQEMSTARAVLAIILPIIIIMVLVILLIGFFLVAAVTTAGYY, encoded by the coding sequence ATGGCACTGGATTTTGTCGAAAGGGTCAAAGGATTCATTTTAAATCCTGTTGAGAGTTTTAACAAATATAAGCCCGAGGAATTCGGCGAAGCATTCAAGTATTATCTTGTTCTTCTCCTGATCTTCTCTGTGCTTTACGGCCTCATCGCCGGTCTGGGTATGGGATCTAACATGGCCGCCATTCCCGGATTTGGTGGTGCAGGGATGGGTCTTGGTATGGGTCTGGGGATGATAGTCGGTATCATAATCTTCTTTTTCATCATCGGCATAGTCGCCCTGTTCATACAGAGTATAATCGTCCATATCTTCGTTGTAATTCTTGGCGGAAAGCAGGGATTCACAAAGACCACTGCAGCGATGATCTATGCCTCAACTCCGAGCATGCTTCTCGGATGGATTCCGATTATAGGTATAATTGCGGGCATATGGGCATTTATACTCGAAATTCTTGCTATAAGAGAGATCCAGGAGATGTCGACTGCAAGAGCGGTACTAGCGATTATACTGCCGATAATCATCATAATGGTTCTTGTCATACTGCTCATCGGTTTCTTCCTTGTGGCGGCTGTTACGACGGCAGGTTACTATTAA
- a CDS encoding efflux RND transporter permease subunit — protein MKSPFEIIANVINRHTLIVAGLVVGVMLFALYGASMTTMKTGTDTYLYTDEPVGSLLIHYEEEFGSDSVILIIEGSDVTSPAVVNYLEELEADIADERYIASVTGLPDLIKSVNNGVIPQSQAEIDACISLLPEEYSEMVLPSGTMTLMSVPLETGYPEDAEESIVNTINSIIESSNPPPGISVSASGSPAFSVEMKEDMQKNMGTLIGLAMLLMIVAMALLFGHVRYRMLPVLIVFCGIILTFGVMGLAGIALTSIVIAAFPVLIGIGIDYAIQFQSRFDEERRRSSITDAVKTTITSSGPAILLAMIATALGFAALSLLAPSPMVSDFGTICIVGIACCYLCAMIIVPTFAKLVNYTPKNTGSSSDNSESCVLEWKECNEAGKAHKSSKNVSFMERYDELLGRLAEKIARHPGPILIIFLMVAIVGFQLDSKVIIDTDEDSMVDQNMPALITMNKVTSVMGSTSTITAYVKADSILDYNTLKWMDDFGEYAVSKHDDLTGATSIATYIKSYNNGVIPSDKKTLEDVWESIPESTKESYVSGKTEAVIEFSMEDISIPATQELIADMEADLNWYTMHPGMDVTFTGQMYMFSDLINGIKDTKNPMTYLGFVLIFIFLLLVYRKYTAISPLVPIVMIVGWNGLIMYSLGLTYSLLTATLGAMTIGVASEYTILIMERFEEEREKGVGTYVAIQTAIQKIGTAISVSGLTTVFGFSALLLATSPIIQNFGTVTVITVGFSLVGAIVVMPAVITILERFRPKEA, from the coding sequence TTGAAATCGCCTTTTGAGATAATTGCCAATGTCATTAACAGGCATACTTTAATTGTTGCCGGTCTCGTCGTGGGGGTAATGCTTTTTGCACTATACGGTGCCTCGATGACGACAATGAAGACCGGTACCGACACTTACCTTTATACTGACGAGCCGGTCGGCTCGCTCCTGATTCACTACGAGGAAGAGTTCGGATCAGACTCGGTCATATTGATAATTGAAGGAAGCGACGTCACATCTCCGGCAGTAGTGAATTACCTGGAAGAACTTGAAGCAGACATTGCCGATGAACGGTATATCGCAAGTGTAACCGGTCTGCCAGATCTAATAAAAAGCGTAAATAACGGGGTGATCCCCCAGTCCCAGGCAGAAATAGATGCCTGCATCAGTTTATTACCCGAGGAATATTCTGAAATGGTTCTGCCTTCCGGGACGATGACACTCATGTCCGTACCTCTTGAAACAGGCTACCCGGAGGATGCAGAAGAGAGCATCGTAAATACGATAAATTCAATTATTGAATCGTCAAATCCTCCCCCCGGAATTTCCGTATCGGCATCGGGCTCTCCGGCATTCAGTGTCGAGATGAAAGAGGACATGCAGAAGAACATGGGCACGCTCATTGGTCTTGCAATGCTCCTCATGATTGTTGCAATGGCACTGCTTTTCGGCCATGTAAGGTACAGGATGCTCCCCGTACTGATTGTATTCTGCGGGATAATATTGACATTCGGCGTTATGGGGCTGGCAGGGATAGCCCTGACTTCAATAGTGATTGCCGCTTTCCCGGTACTTATCGGAATTGGAATAGATTACGCGATTCAGTTCCAGTCCAGGTTTGACGAAGAGCGGAGACGCTCTTCTATTACCGATGCGGTAAAGACAACTATTACAAGTTCGGGGCCTGCAATCCTCCTCGCGATGATTGCAACAGCCCTCGGATTCGCAGCTCTTTCTCTTCTTGCACCATCTCCGATGGTCTCCGATTTCGGAACTATCTGTATCGTAGGAATTGCCTGCTGTTACCTTTGCGCAATGATCATAGTACCGACTTTTGCAAAACTGGTAAATTACACACCGAAGAATACGGGAAGCTCCTCCGATAATTCCGAATCCTGCGTCCTTGAATGGAAAGAGTGCAATGAAGCCGGCAAGGCTCATAAAAGTAGTAAAAATGTTTCATTCATGGAGAGGTACGATGAACTGCTGGGAAGGCTTGCGGAAAAGATTGCCAGACACCCGGGACCGATACTGATTATCTTCCTGATGGTCGCAATCGTCGGGTTCCAGCTCGATTCCAAGGTAATCATCGATACGGACGAAGATTCGATGGTGGACCAGAATATGCCCGCACTTATAACGATGAACAAGGTTACAAGCGTTATGGGCTCCACGAGTACAATTACTGCATATGTGAAGGCGGATTCCATACTTGACTATAACACGCTCAAATGGATGGATGATTTCGGGGAATATGCCGTTTCGAAGCATGACGATCTGACCGGCGCGACAAGCATTGCAACCTACATAAAATCCTACAACAACGGGGTAATCCCCTCCGATAAAAAGACACTGGAAGATGTCTGGGAGAGCATCCCAGAGAGCACTAAAGAGAGCTATGTCAGCGGAAAAACCGAAGCCGTCATAGAATTCTCGATGGAGGATATCTCAATTCCCGCAACCCAGGAGCTCATTGCCGATATGGAGGCTGATCTCAACTGGTATACGATGCACCCGGGGATGGATGTGACATTTACGGGCCAGATGTATATGTTCAGCGACCTGATCAACGGCATCAAAGATACCAAAAACCCGATGACTTATCTCGGTTTTGTCCTGATATTCATATTCCTGCTGCTTGTTTACAGGAAATATACAGCAATATCTCCTCTTGTGCCCATCGTGATGATCGTCGGATGGAACGGTCTGATAATGTACTCTCTCGGCCTCACATATTCCCTGCTTACGGCGACACTGGGGGCAATGACAATTGGTGTGGCCTCCGAATACACAATCCTGATTATGGAGAGGTTCGAGGAGGAAAGAGAGAAGGGTGTGGGAACTTATGTAGCAATTCAGACCGCAATCCAGAAGATTGGAACTGCAATCTCAGTCTCAGGCCTTACAACGGTTTTCGGGTTTTCTGCCCTTCTGCTGGCGACATCCCCGATTATCCAGAACTTCGGAACCGTTACAGTTATCACTGTAGGCTTCTCACTCGTTGGAGCAATAGTGGTAATGCCCGCCGTAATTACCATATTAGAAAGATTCAGGCCTAAAGAGGCCTGA
- a CDS encoding PKD domain-containing protein — protein MGIILIIAIFLTLITHASALTTTFTYKQGDKGDYLKVYFYGEVGSGTVTLWEWDFNSDGIIDNTSQNPVYSFPVADTYTVKLTTTFDTGVTESRTLNIIMKEPDLEASFATSVSSGEAPLQVNFTDLTLGVHDSRWDFGDKSPKIALQNPNHNFTEPGTYWVLLTVTGINGNTDEYTKEIVVNYPSPVALFTADQKSGKPPLSVQFADSSTISYGKITNWNWDFGDGTSSEEQNPLHEYSQPGNYTVTLKVTSDYSRTNTSTRTNFIIATSGITASFKAEETSGEIPFIAKFTSRIPANIEVKSYHWDFEDGTSTVANPVHTFRKPGIYNVSLTVTDIDGESFTVTKEDYITVERKAAGNEVWVNNTENTNNNKNETTGLNILADSGNVTKMLDNPGTEFIRNESMRFQNFFGEWLRLIMEILGLNKN, from the coding sequence TTGGGAATAATCCTGATAATTGCGATCTTTTTAACCCTGATTACACATGCATCGGCGTTGACAACGACATTTACGTATAAACAGGGAGACAAGGGTGATTACCTCAAGGTCTATTTCTACGGAGAGGTCGGTTCCGGAACTGTCACTTTATGGGAATGGGATTTTAATTCCGACGGGATCATAGACAATACTTCGCAAAATCCGGTTTATTCCTTCCCGGTAGCAGATACATATACAGTAAAGCTAACCACTACCTTCGATACAGGGGTAACCGAATCAAGGACGCTGAATATTATTATGAAAGAGCCTGATCTTGAGGCAAGTTTTGCTACATCCGTATCCAGCGGAGAAGCCCCGCTGCAGGTGAATTTTACCGATCTCACTTTAGGGGTACATGACTCGCGCTGGGATTTCGGCGATAAATCGCCGAAGATAGCATTACAGAATCCGAATCATAACTTTACCGAACCCGGCACTTACTGGGTCCTACTTACGGTAACTGGCATCAACGGCAACACCGACGAGTACACAAAAGAGATTGTTGTGAATTATCCCTCCCCTGTTGCACTTTTTACAGCTGATCAAAAATCAGGAAAACCACCGTTAAGTGTTCAGTTCGCCGACAGTTCGACTATATCCTATGGGAAGATCACGAACTGGAACTGGGACTTCGGAGACGGAACATCATCTGAAGAACAAAACCCGTTGCATGAATATTCGCAGCCGGGCAATTATACGGTCACTCTAAAGGTGACATCTGATTATTCCAGGACAAATACCTCCACGAGGACAAATTTTATTATAGCTACAAGCGGCATTACGGCATCTTTTAAAGCAGAGGAGACAAGCGGCGAGATTCCGTTTATCGCGAAATTCACAAGCAGAATTCCTGCAAATATAGAGGTAAAATCATATCACTGGGACTTTGAAGACGGAACATCGACTGTGGCAAATCCGGTACACACATTCAGGAAGCCGGGAATCTACAACGTCTCCCTTACTGTAACTGACATCGACGGGGAGTCCTTTACGGTGACAAAAGAAGACTATATCACGGTTGAAAGAAAAGCAGCAGGAAATGAGGTTTGGGTAAATAATACTGAAAATACGAATAACAATAAAAACGAAACGACCGGATTAAATATCCTGGCAGATTCAGGAAATGTAACCAAAATGCTGGATAATCCGGGAACCGAATTCATAAGGAATGAATCAATGCGATTCCAAAATTTCTTCGGAGAATGGCTTCGCCTGATTATGGAAATTTTAGGTCTGAATAAAAATTAA
- a CDS encoding YIP1 family protein: protein MIATPAPVLGNNEKLLFEIPNIEIRNIEFRLYLTNRRLFLSEDNTNKSTPIEIPLPVISSIRTGQTVSDEPTLILSVKTPDGSQKKMTITFSQDFSGMRNMERDYLKKELEGMISEYVPATLPETPQPEYPDYQQGGSMYSQMPPERPPTHGATVPGGVLLQAHNVIVKSQEFTIELTSKEISLTDPNHPNKPSSISLKSVRNVEITKNVQNEPVIVLNVGSPNGDIRTMRLAFSHWHNGNRWQERDTWAGAINDIISTGGSVSHIPGLGSRAPGPQFPPENQRFSAKPPGGSAFCPRCGGQVPPGAKFCLSCGAPVGSGSESETGYETGSKQDFEGGIIDADYGDDDDFFSAQPAARQPGRTKKARPPRRKKPSRKKSSKKASRGDPLGLGERSSYSPDDSILGRLIGFIRAPTETFRMTKDQDPLEALPVLVLSLAVFGFLTGIIFQLYAGSLDSTAYPEITALEDSGAMIFFVIEIIIVGIIYAVLNGFLLHLGLLITGNAEDIRDDLRISAYSMCPFAIAGIIPLFGLLIAPLWAFFLQFTGARETYNLDGRSAAIAAMVPVLVIIMLFLFFTGQGETGFTFFGGA from the coding sequence GTGATTGCAACGCCTGCTCCGGTATTAGGAAATAATGAAAAACTGCTCTTCGAAATTCCAAATATAGAGATAAGAAATATAGAGTTCAGGCTCTATCTCACAAACAGGAGGCTCTTTCTTTCAGAGGATAATACAAATAAATCGACACCGATAGAGATCCCGCTTCCCGTAATCAGTTCTATAAGAACAGGTCAGACCGTATCCGATGAACCGACCCTGATTCTCTCAGTAAAAACACCGGACGGTTCACAAAAAAAGATGACCATAACTTTTTCGCAGGACTTCTCCGGAATGCGGAATATGGAGAGAGATTACCTGAAAAAAGAACTTGAAGGGATGATCTCCGAATATGTACCGGCAACACTCCCTGAAACTCCCCAGCCCGAATATCCCGATTACCAGCAGGGGGGAAGCATGTATTCCCAAATGCCACCTGAAAGACCGCCTACGCATGGTGCGACGGTCCCGGGCGGAGTTCTCCTCCAGGCTCATAACGTCATCGTCAAATCACAGGAATTCACGATAGAACTTACATCAAAAGAGATCTCCCTGACCGATCCCAACCACCCCAACAAACCGTCATCAATATCGCTGAAATCCGTCAGGAACGTCGAGATAACAAAGAATGTCCAGAATGAGCCGGTAATCGTTCTGAATGTCGGATCTCCCAACGGCGACATAAGGACAATGAGACTCGCATTCTCCCACTGGCATAACGGAAACAGGTGGCAGGAAAGAGACACGTGGGCTGGGGCTATCAACGATATAATCTCAACAGGAGGAAGTGTATCCCATATTCCCGGTCTTGGTTCCCGGGCACCAGGGCCTCAATTCCCACCAGAAAACCAGAGATTTTCAGCTAAACCCCCGGGTGGCAGCGCATTCTGCCCGCGGTGCGGCGGGCAGGTCCCTCCCGGAGCTAAATTCTGCCTTTCGTGCGGTGCACCTGTCGGTAGCGGCTCTGAAAGCGAAACCGGTTATGAAACAGGATCCAAACAGGACTTTGAAGGAGGGATCATCGATGCAGACTACGGTGATGACGACGACTTTTTCTCCGCACAGCCTGCAGCAAGGCAACCGGGAAGGACAAAAAAGGCGCGTCCTCCCAGACGCAAAAAGCCTTCCAGGAAAAAGAGCAGCAAAAAAGCCTCACGCGGCGACCCCTTAGGACTCGGGGAGAGAAGTTCATATTCACCGGACGATTCGATTCTCGGGAGACTTATAGGATTTATCAGGGCTCCGACTGAAACGTTCAGGATGACGAAAGACCAGGACCCGCTCGAAGCCCTCCCCGTTCTTGTCCTGTCGCTTGCGGTATTCGGATTTCTGACGGGCATAATATTCCAGCTATACGCTGGATCACTCGACAGCACAGCATATCCGGAAATAACTGCGCTTGAAGACTCCGGGGCCATGATCTTCTTTGTCATCGAGATTATAATCGTCGGAATAATATATGCAGTTTTAAACGGATTCCTGCTTCATCTCGGGCTCCTTATAACCGGCAATGCAGAGGATATCCGGGATGACCTGAGAATTTCAGCCTATTCGATGTGTCCCTTTGCCATTGCAGGTATTATCCCTCTTTTCGGGCTTTTGATAGCTCCGTTATGGGCATTCTTCCTCCAGTTCACAGGAGCGAGGGAGACATACAATCTTGATGGGAGAAGTGCTGCAATAGCAGCAATGGTTCCGGTCCTGGTCATAATAATGCTGTTCTTATTTTTTACAGGGCAGGGAGAGACAGGATTTACTTTCTTCGGGGGTGCGTAG
- a CDS encoding TrmB family transcriptional regulator, with product MEIKKEIVETLAGIGFTEYEARAYIALIGLGNATAREVSSISGVPHGRIYSILRSLADKGYIFVGEGTPASYCAEKPFEVLNPLKTEMDRKISEAGDYLSEIQYESLPPAKMWTIRSEVGVQNRLKTLIQNAEKEIIIMSEDPKSVKRVLEDLQKVRKRVNIEIHTFNLEAFSGMKLDVHKNSHRIIEFLKNMNDYIKDDYMKNGGFRNHKAASCFYIFDRRISMVVEEENGNIIGHIIEIPELCYMIRSFLYILENNSDLVLP from the coding sequence ATGGAGATCAAGAAGGAGATTGTCGAAACCCTTGCCGGCATAGGATTTACCGAATACGAGGCAAGAGCCTATATTGCTCTTATCGGACTCGGGAATGCAACGGCAAGAGAAGTCAGCAGCATATCGGGAGTACCGCACGGGAGGATATATTCTATATTGAGATCGCTTGCGGATAAGGGGTATATCTTCGTCGGGGAAGGGACGCCTGCAAGTTATTGTGCGGAAAAGCCTTTTGAAGTATTAAATCCACTGAAAACCGAGATGGATCGCAAAATTTCCGAAGCCGGGGATTACCTGTCCGAAATCCAGTACGAATCGCTGCCGCCGGCAAAGATGTGGACTATCAGGAGCGAGGTAGGGGTCCAGAACAGGTTAAAGACACTGATCCAGAATGCAGAAAAGGAGATCATAATAATGTCCGAAGATCCCAAGTCCGTAAAACGCGTTCTTGAAGACCTCCAGAAGGTCAGAAAAAGGGTTAATATCGAGATTCATACTTTTAATCTGGAAGCCTTTTCCGGGATGAAACTTGATGTTCATAAAAACAGTCACAGGATCATTGAATTCCTGAAGAATATGAATGATTATATTAAAGACGATTACATGAAAAATGGAGGGTTCAGGAATCATAAGGCGGCCAGTTGTTTTTACATTTTCGACAGGAGAATAAGCATGGTTGTTGAAGAAGAGAACGGGAATATTATCGGACACATTATTGAAATTCCTGAGTTGTGCTATATGATACGCTCGTTTCTTTATATTCTTGAAAATAATAGCGATCTCGTTCTTCCCTGA